TTTGCGTACGGTTGTTATGATAACGTTTACAAACGAAGCGGCAACCCATATGCGCTCAAAGCTATTGCAACAGCTCAAAAATTATTACGATCTTACAAAAGATAAAAAATATTTAGCGTGGATGGAAGAAGCAGGCGATATGTTTATCGGAACCATCCACTCGTTTGCGAAAGGATTCCTAGTAACGGAAGGACAAGCATTAGGATTTTCACGATCCATGCAGGTGAGAAGTTACAAGCATGAACGGAGGAAGCTCATCGAAAAATATATTGATCAATTTTCTGTTGAGTGTCCGGAGATATACGAACGTTTTCGGAAAATCCCTCACTATCAAATCATCCGTTCATTTACGGATATGATTGAACAGATACATAATAAATCGATCCCGGTTGAAAGTATTCAACGGCTCGACTTTGGAATAGATATACATGGATTTCATGAATTTGCAAATTATGTGATTAAGCGTGCCATTCAAGAACTTGATGAACAGAAAAAGGTGGAAGAAACATTAGAAATAAGCGATTTAATAAGCCGTCTAGTATTGCTGAAGGATCTTCCTTCTGACCAATTAAGACTTTCGATCCGTTATTTATTTGTCGACGAATTTCAAGATACCGATGAGTCTCAAGTAGCGTTTGTCAGTTGGTTGGTAGAAAAGTATCGTTGTCAGTTGTTTGCGGTCGGGGATATTAAGCAAAGTATTTATCGTTTCCGCGGAGCAGATTATACGGCATTTCGTCAATTGCAACAGCAACTAAAAACAGCGAATCAAGAATATAAAGAATATTCACTACGAAAGAACTATCGCTCCACACCAACATTATTAAAACAATTTAACGTCTTATTTCAAAAATGGACAAAAGTCGTTGAAAAGTTTCAGTTTGACGGTACGGACAAGCTTATTCCTGTACAAGAGGAAAGCTGCCAAGAAGGATTAGTTACCTTACATATGGATGATACAGCGTTAAAATATTTGCTTCGTCGTTTGTATAATGAGAATGTTGCCGTATTAGTTCGTTCTAACCGTGAAGTGTTTGAGATGGTGGAGAAAATTGAGAATCTAGGATTCTTTTGTGAAGCAACCTTGTCAGGTGCTTTTTACCGTTCATTGCCAGTGAGGGAATTTTATTTGTTGCTCCGAAGACTGACTCACCCAAAGGTTCCGAAAGATCGTTATTTATTTCACCAAAGTTCCTACGGGGAGAATGAGCTCACTATTGCTAAAGTTTTATCTGCTTATACACCAGAAAAGCCTTTCGTTCTGGATTTATTAGTGACATTCGATCGCTTAGACGATCCGGAATATGAGTGGAATACGGCATCAACGATTGCTGTGCTTCAAAAAATTATTGACATAGTACAACCACATGAAGTATTTCGACTTCGCTATTATGGTCAGTTGAGAACCCGGTTTCCTGACGGAGATATTGAAATGCAAAAAAAGGAAGCCATTGCAAAAATGAAAGAATACAAAATGAATTTAGATCGTCTCATTTATTTATTAAAAAAAGAATTTGGCGATTTCCAAGCTTCCTTATATGATCTTGAAAAATTTTTATCTATTAAAATGGCCACAGATACAACGGAAAACGAACTAAAACTAGAAAGCAATGTCAGTCATCGAATTAAAGTAATGACCGTTCACAAAGCAAAGGGATTGGAGTTTGACTATATATTAATGCCATTGACACAAAGCGCCTTTATTAAGCAGGGGAAAACGGATTTAATCTTAGTTCCAAATAGTTCGCAATGGAAAATGGGATATAGAGTTCATTGGAATGATTTTGAGTTCGAAAATAATTACTATCATGAATATGTTGGTTCAGAAAAGATGGAGACAATTGCTGAAGAAGCTCGGTTATTATACGTAGCCTTAACGCGTGCAAGAAAAGCAGTTTATACGAACAGTTTCTCACAAATGAATCCACACCAGGCTCAGTGTTGGAGCGACTTGCTAGAAAGTGGGGAGATGTTGGTTGTTTAAAGTGAAGTATTACCAGCATACAAAAAAGTTTTACGAAAGTTTTAAGATTAATCAAGGGGAAATACATCTTACCCAAAGTGCGGCTTTTGCTGATTATTTACGGAATTTGAATGGATCTTCTAACCAAGTTTTCGGTTATAAATCTTTTGTAGAGAGACTGTTTTCTGATTGGTATCATCCTCATACTGAGGTATATTTGCTCTCTACGATTCGTGAATATATTTACAAAAATGTGCCGCAGGGAAAAATGGCTTACTTTGAGAAAAGAATACGCGATTTTTATTTATCTATCCGCTTTTTAATAGAGATGGTGCTATTAAGATTATTTCAAATTCCGGATATACAGTTAAATGAGGAACAAAAATTTCTCATTACGATGCTGGAAAAATTGAGAAACGATCCTGTCATAGTAAGCTATTTGCAAGAGCGAGCAAATCTTACAAAAGGAAAAATAGCTGAAAAATGTAACATAGACACTGAAATTCATACCGTTTGTATCCATCATTTTGATTACATTGATGCTTTAAGGATGATGATGTTTTATTTGTTTGAACAAATTGGATTAAATGTTGTCTTTTATATTCCATTCAATCCGAATGCGCCAGATGTTTATAAAACATGGCGTGAAATTTATAAATGGATTAGTGGATGTGATGATAGCCATTGGGAATGTGTTGAAAGCTCTCAGCCTAATCGGGGGACGAATTTTGCCCAATACTTGGATAAATGTTTTCAAAATCAAGAAGACCAATTAGATAACATTCGTTTTTTGTCTTTTGACCATCCAACTAAGTTTAAAGAGTATCTCGAAAAAAATCCAATTGTGAAGGATAAAAACGAAGTATTTGCCATTTATGAAGAAGATTTAAACATTTATACGGATCGTACGAAAAGTAATCACTTTTATGCAAGTCGTTATGGGA
This is a stretch of genomic DNA from Bacillus alveayuensis. It encodes these proteins:
- a CDS encoding DNA helicase-2/ATP-dependent DNA helicase PcrA (product_source=KO:K03657; cath_funfam=1.10.520.20,3.40.50.300; cog=COG1074; ko=KO:K03657; pfam=PF00580,PF13361; smart=SM00487; superfamily=52540), coding for MNKAKYSVLIFSPDIQQTTTDELYQYIKNGQKVYFLTFDDPEELLEDPVLREANKKELLNVSVVRYSSEWENTFMIMEDGQINDSPLFDYLEQNSTFNKEQYQLEHTYDVGHCIVKAGAGTGKTTTMINRIMFLKHMEPSLDLRTVVMITFTNEAATHMRSKLLQQLKNYYDLTKDKKYLAWMEEAGDMFIGTIHSFAKGFLVTEGQALGFSRSMQVRSYKHERRKLIEKYIDQFSVECPEIYERFRKIPHYQIIRSFTDMIEQIHNKSIPVESIQRLDFGIDIHGFHEFANYVIKRAIQELDEQKKVEETLEISDLISRLVLLKDLPSDQLRLSIRYLFVDEFQDTDESQVAFVSWLVEKYRCQLFAVGDIKQSIYRFRGADYTAFRQLQQQLKTANQEYKEYSLRKNYRSTPTLLKQFNVLFQKWTKVVEKFQFDGTDKLIPVQEESCQEGLVTLHMDDTALKYLLRRLYNENVAVLVRSNREVFEMVEKIENLGFFCEATLSGAFYRSLPVREFYLLLRRLTHPKVPKDRYLFHQSSYGENELTIAKVLSAYTPEKPFVLDLLVTFDRLDDPEYEWNTASTIAVLQKIIDIVQPHEVFRLRYYGQLRTRFPDGDIEMQKKEAIAKMKEYKMNLDRLIYLLKKEFGDFQASLYDLEKFLSIKMATDTTENELKLESNVSHRIKVMTVHKAKGLEFDYILMPLTQSAFIKQGKTDLILVPNSSQWKMGYRVHWNDFEFENNYYHEYVGSEKMETIAEEARLLYVALTRARKAVYTNSFSQMNPHQAQCWSDLLESGEMLVV